The following coding sequences lie in one Desulfovibrio sp. TomC genomic window:
- a CDS encoding iron-containing alcohol dehydrogenase codes for MAVQEQVYGFFIPSVTFIGIGASKLIPEKIKALGGSKPLLVTDKGVVAAGIVKQVTDLLDAAAMPYVIYDETVPNPTDKNVDDGVAIFKKNGCDSLITLGGGSSHDCGKGIALLIANGGKIHDYEGVDKSTKPLMPYLAVNTTAGTASEMTRFAVITDTSRHVKMAIADWRVTPGIAIDDPVLMVGMPPALTAATGMDALTHAVEAFVSTIANPMTDACAIESIKLVFKYLRKAVANGQDLEAREGMCFAQYLGGMAFNNASLGYVHSMAHQLGGFYNLPHGECNALLLPYVEKFNLIAKVEKFAAMAEIMGENITGLAPRDAAELALKAIRQLSADVGIPANLVDLGRRYNKEVKAADIPTMTANAQKDICRFTNPRCATDKDVADIYTAAL; via the coding sequence ATGGCAGTTCAGGAACAGGTCTACGGCTTTTTCATCCCCAGCGTGACGTTTATCGGTATCGGCGCGTCCAAGCTGATTCCGGAGAAGATCAAGGCCCTGGGCGGCAGCAAACCGCTGCTCGTCACGGACAAGGGCGTGGTTGCCGCCGGCATTGTCAAACAGGTGACCGACCTGCTCGACGCCGCGGCCATGCCCTACGTGATCTATGACGAGACCGTGCCCAACCCCACGGATAAAAACGTCGACGACGGCGTGGCCATTTTCAAGAAGAACGGCTGCGACAGCCTCATCACCCTTGGCGGCGGGTCCTCCCACGACTGCGGCAAAGGCATCGCCCTGCTCATTGCCAACGGCGGCAAGATCCACGACTACGAAGGCGTCGACAAGTCCACCAAGCCGCTCATGCCCTATCTGGCCGTCAACACCACCGCCGGCACGGCCTCGGAAATGACCCGGTTCGCGGTCATCACCGACACCTCCCGCCACGTCAAAATGGCCATTGCCGATTGGCGCGTCACCCCGGGCATCGCCATCGACGATCCGGTCCTCATGGTCGGCATGCCCCCGGCCCTGACCGCCGCCACCGGCATGGACGCCCTGACCCACGCCGTGGAAGCCTTTGTCTCCACCATTGCCAATCCCATGACCGACGCCTGCGCCATTGAATCCATCAAGCTGGTGTTTAAATATCTGCGCAAGGCCGTGGCCAACGGCCAGGATCTGGAAGCCCGGGAAGGCATGTGCTTCGCCCAGTACCTCGGCGGCATGGCCTTTAACAACGCGAGCCTTGGCTACGTGCATTCCATGGCCCACCAGCTCGGCGGATTTTACAACCTGCCCCACGGTGAATGCAACGCCCTGCTTCTGCCCTATGTCGAGAAGTTCAACCTCATCGCCAAGGTGGAGAAGTTTGCGGCCATGGCCGAGATCATGGGCGAGAACATCACCGGCTTGGCCCCGCGCGACGCGGCCGAACTGGCGCTCAAGGCCATCCGCCAGCTGTCCGCCGATGTGGGTATCCCCGCCAATCTCGTGGACCTGGGCCGACGCTACAACAAGGAAGTCAAGGCCGCCGACATCCCGACCATGACCGCCAACGCCCAAAAAGACATCTGCCGCTTCACCAATCCGCGCTGCGCCACGGACAAGGATGTCGCCGACATCTACACCGCGGCCCTGTAG